Proteins encoded by one window of Porphyromonas vaginalis:
- a CDS encoding FtsL-like putative cell division protein, which translates to MVKIDDTYFEDDLEEELQEPTPVATEESAIDPQPRPLLGDLLDEEVSSEAVDTDTQSDFAPATMDPADEEAPRDPVTLESTPLAEPETPEVPEAPEALFTSEELEEEAVEEEDEEDIEEEPSEESDQSTRKRSSRGLWFWLGGDALELPAFRKYIPVFITIFLMGLIHVTSNYLIIDKRRHIDKLETRVKDLTYKHMESVSELTRRSIGGNFEQQLQAMGSDLEAPSQQSIILYRDNKK; encoded by the coding sequence ATGGTTAAGATAGACGACACATACTTTGAGGATGACCTAGAGGAGGAGCTACAGGAGCCTACACCAGTAGCTACTGAAGAGTCTGCGATAGATCCTCAGCCGAGGCCTCTGCTGGGTGATCTCCTAGATGAGGAGGTCTCTTCTGAAGCTGTCGACACAGACACTCAGAGCGACTTCGCACCCGCCACTATGGATCCCGCTGACGAAGAGGCGCCCCGTGACCCCGTCACGCTAGAGTCTACTCCCCTAGCGGAGCCTGAGACTCCTGAAGTGCCTGAGGCTCCTGAAGCTCTGTTCACCTCTGAAGAGCTTGAGGAGGAAGCTGTCGAAGAGGAGGATGAAGAGGATATCGAGGAAGAACCCTCCGAAGAGTCTGACCAGTCTACTCGTAAGCGTTCTTCGCGTGGGCTATGGTTCTGGCTAGGTGGCGATGCACTAGAGCTACCAGCCTTTAGGAAGTACATACCCGTCTTTATCACGATCTTCTTGATGGGACTAATACATGTCACGAGCAACTATCTGATCATCGACAAGCGCCGTCATATAGACAAGCTGGAAACACGAGTCAAAGACCTGACCTACAAGCACATGGAAAGCGTCAGCGAACTAACGCGTCGTAGCATCGGGGGCAACTTCGAGCAGCAACTTCAGGCGATGGGCTCAGATCTTGAGGCACCTTCGCAGCAGTCGATCATCCTCTATCGTGATAACAAGAAATAA
- the rsmH gene encoding 16S rRNA (cytosine(1402)-N(4))-methyltransferase RsmH, with the protein MSAKLYHTAVLCEDSLDLLVTTPSGLYVDVTMGGGGHSRALLERLAPEGRCIGLDQDPDAVVNAPTDSRYHFVATNFRYLGQWLDYWELSGQVDGILADLGVSSHHFDSEERGFSFRYEEAMPDMRMNSRSGVTARDLLLSYSEEQLADILYYYGELHDARRIAALLVSHRAVGYPTIASLMEVLTPVLPKGGPQLRNKLSRIFQALRIEVNDELGALRQLLSDSVRLLKPGGRIAIISYHSLEDRMVKDFFRLGSFEQPNEALAGMPLSTPAPLRVITKKAITPSADEIADNNRARSAKLRVAERREDI; encoded by the coding sequence TTGTCCGCTAAGCTCTATCACACGGCTGTCCTCTGTGAGGATTCTCTCGACTTATTGGTCACGACACCCAGTGGTCTCTATGTAGATGTCACGATGGGTGGCGGGGGACACTCGCGTGCCCTCCTCGAGCGACTCGCTCCCGAGGGGCGCTGTATCGGGCTCGATCAAGATCCTGATGCGGTGGTCAATGCCCCTACGGATAGTCGCTACCACTTTGTGGCGACAAACTTTCGCTACTTAGGACAGTGGCTCGACTATTGGGAACTCTCAGGGCAGGTCGATGGGATCTTGGCAGATCTAGGGGTCTCGTCACATCACTTCGATAGCGAGGAGCGAGGCTTTAGCTTTCGCTATGAGGAGGCGATGCCCGATATGCGTATGAATAGCCGGTCGGGCGTTACGGCTCGTGACCTCTTACTGAGCTACAGCGAGGAGCAGCTGGCTGATATACTATATTATTATGGTGAGCTCCATGATGCTCGTCGCATCGCAGCCTTGCTGGTGTCGCATCGTGCCGTGGGCTACCCGACGATCGCCTCGCTGATGGAGGTGCTGACGCCAGTCTTACCTAAGGGAGGGCCTCAGCTGCGCAATAAGTTGAGCCGTATCTTCCAGGCACTGCGCATTGAGGTGAATGATGAGCTGGGTGCTCTGCGTCAACTGCTGAGCGACTCCGTGCGCCTCCTCAAGCCGGGGGGTCGCATAGCGATCATCTCTTACCACTCGCTGGAGGATCGTATGGTCAAGGATTTCTTCCGTCTAGGAAGCTTCGAGCAGCCCAATGAGGCGTTGGCAGGTATGCCTTTATCGACCCCTGCGCCTCTACGTGTGATCACAAAAAAAGCTATCACACCCTCGGCGGATGAGATAGCGGATAATAATCGTGCTCGCAGTGCTAAGCTACGTGTTGCTGAGCGTCGTGAGGATATTTGA
- a CDS encoding T9SS type A sorting domain-containing protein has translation MTVQRLSQVSRLLAVAFVLLCGGLVTFGQQSFGGTPLMMQEGSLRSLTAVRTVSLDFNPADYLSQESWSETIQTKPLSVGRIVKHPVDFAEAAQLVGTVEGRNIYRLQIELEGTPVGSNLYYDDFYIPEGGKLYIYSPEGKQVLGAYTRATHPKHGAFATEPISGNTLILDYEAPISGEMPSIKVQGVGYFYRPVLMADKGAGHHINSEDASDPGFARYCQVNANCPEGDSYQAQKASSVALLMIKSNGGIGFCSGNLVNNVAGDFKPYITTAAHCASITEDFAVSPMELSQWIFAFHYEKPRCSSGDYATTQEMSMVGAEMKSFLPMKGYSDGLLLELTSEIPLNYRVYYSGWDASTMTWPRGASIHHPAGDAAKISIFDGGVSLTTWSLGGGEDDHFGFKFTKGHTEQGSSGSPLFNAEGNQIGTLTGGSVAPCSMDANYGRMNSHFDKYKSKGNTWYMAKWLDPKNSGTTKVKGTWRENYQPLAVVPSIVAKIESTDATKVKISWKPVAKHPQGYEVKYNLYRNGRRIASQAETTYEDLVSGDMKRKGRVSYSVEAVYTVDGKEETTPAAYYTLYTGKLAARAPHTVSEGKTGAKIKWQMPYNTQIVSKIKNRDKVAPLKAANGVDYILKHYRVTKDDIRRIYMYDSYRLGQSPLNGQKLYIHQVNFIPSQDTPYKPNGSIDSEKNLSFFIRQKVDGRPIQYYGLIIPQGTADKKQFFSMQLSMPYEISDAHLLDVGFAFDPSNITGDIYVDANSTDENINYDGCKLALDLRDEYKVNKFTLWPVPYSSNRMAYQAVELVVSNNPRRQPGVTNEYYTRGEFPVPFPEIKGYAVYRNGQKITNDLLPADTYVYEDTDGKTSDDYYVEVVYDYPGELRPNEPIHVAAAEVSLYPAHFTTQLQLTDATDVLAVELYSMEGIQVAAFAGTQLTAMDVASLPAGQYIATIRTADGVKTQRLVK, from the coding sequence ATGACAGTTCAACGCTTATCCCAAGTCAGTCGGCTCCTTGCAGTAGCTTTTGTCCTACTGTGTGGTGGACTGGTGACTTTCGGACAACAATCCTTCGGAGGTACTCCCCTCATGATGCAGGAAGGGTCCCTACGCTCACTTACTGCCGTTCGCACCGTGAGCTTGGACTTTAATCCCGCGGACTACCTATCACAAGAGTCTTGGTCAGAGACTATACAGACGAAGCCTCTCTCTGTGGGACGCATCGTAAAGCATCCAGTCGACTTTGCAGAGGCTGCTCAGCTGGTAGGCACCGTCGAGGGACGAAACATCTATCGCCTGCAGATCGAACTAGAGGGTACACCCGTAGGGAGCAACCTCTATTACGATGACTTCTACATCCCTGAGGGAGGTAAGCTCTACATCTATTCGCCTGAGGGTAAGCAGGTGCTGGGTGCCTACACACGCGCTACGCACCCCAAGCATGGCGCCTTCGCCACAGAGCCTATCAGTGGCAATACGCTCATCCTAGACTATGAGGCTCCTATCTCAGGTGAGATGCCCTCAATCAAGGTACAGGGTGTAGGCTACTTCTACCGCCCAGTGCTGATGGCTGACAAAGGCGCAGGGCATCACATCAACAGTGAGGATGCGTCTGATCCTGGCTTCGCTAGGTATTGCCAGGTCAATGCAAACTGCCCAGAGGGTGATTCTTACCAGGCTCAGAAGGCTAGCTCTGTGGCTCTGCTGATGATTAAATCAAACGGAGGTATTGGTTTTTGCTCTGGTAACTTGGTGAACAATGTCGCTGGCGACTTCAAGCCATACATTACGACGGCAGCGCACTGTGCTAGCATAACCGAAGATTTTGCTGTCTCACCGATGGAACTGAGCCAGTGGATCTTTGCCTTCCACTATGAGAAGCCACGCTGCTCCAGTGGTGACTATGCCACAACGCAAGAGATGAGTATGGTAGGTGCAGAGATGAAGTCTTTCCTACCTATGAAGGGTTACTCGGACGGACTGCTCCTTGAGCTCACGAGCGAGATACCTCTAAACTATCGTGTCTACTACTCAGGTTGGGATGCCTCAACGATGACTTGGCCTAGAGGTGCTAGTATACACCACCCTGCGGGTGACGCTGCTAAGATCTCTATCTTCGATGGTGGTGTCTCTCTCACAACCTGGTCTCTCGGTGGTGGTGAGGATGACCACTTTGGGTTTAAATTCACGAAGGGACATACTGAGCAAGGCTCATCGGGTTCACCGCTATTCAATGCGGAGGGTAATCAGATCGGTACACTAACGGGTGGATCGGTAGCTCCCTGCTCTATGGATGCAAACTATGGACGTATGAACTCGCACTTTGACAAGTATAAGTCTAAAGGAAATACGTGGTACATGGCTAAGTGGCTCGACCCCAAGAACTCTGGGACTACGAAGGTAAAGGGTACCTGGAGAGAAAACTATCAGCCTCTAGCTGTCGTGCCTTCTATCGTTGCTAAGATAGAGTCTACGGATGCTACAAAGGTGAAGATCTCCTGGAAGCCTGTGGCAAAGCATCCACAGGGCTACGAGGTGAAGTATAACCTGTATCGTAATGGCCGACGCATAGCTAGCCAAGCAGAGACGACCTATGAGGACCTAGTCTCTGGCGATATGAAGCGCAAGGGGCGTGTATCATACTCTGTCGAGGCTGTTTACACTGTCGATGGTAAGGAGGAGACGACGCCTGCTGCTTACTATACGCTCTATACGGGAAAGCTTGCTGCTAGAGCTCCTCACACGGTATCTGAAGGTAAGACGGGTGCTAAGATCAAGTGGCAGATGCCATACAACACGCAGATCGTCTCTAAGATCAAGAATCGTGACAAGGTAGCTCCACTCAAGGCTGCAAACGGAGTGGACTATATCTTGAAGCACTACAGAGTTACTAAGGACGATATCCGTAGAATCTATATGTACGACAGCTATCGTCTAGGACAGTCTCCTCTCAACGGACAGAAGCTCTACATACATCAGGTTAACTTCATCCCCTCTCAGGATACACCATACAAGCCTAACGGTTCTATCGACTCAGAGAAAAACCTATCTTTCTTCATCCGTCAGAAAGTTGATGGTCGTCCTATACAATATTATGGTCTCATCATACCCCAGGGCACTGCTGACAAGAAGCAGTTCTTCTCCATGCAGCTCTCCATGCCTTACGAGATTAGTGATGCACACCTGCTAGATGTAGGTTTTGCCTTTGATCCGTCTAACATCACTGGTGATATCTATGTAGATGCAAACTCTACGGATGAAAATATAAACTACGACGGATGCAAGCTGGCTTTAGACCTTAGGGACGAGTATAAAGTCAATAAGTTCACGCTCTGGCCAGTGCCTTATAGTAGTAATCGTATGGCTTATCAGGCAGTCGAGCTAGTCGTCTCTAACAATCCTAGGAGGCAGCCTGGCGTGACCAATGAATACTACACACGAGGTGAGTTCCCAGTGCCTTTCCCCGAGATCAAGGGTTACGCTGTATATCGCAACGGACAGAAGATCACAAATGATCTGCTACCTGCCGACACTTACGTATACGAGGACACTGACGGTAAGACCTCTGACGACTACTATGTAGAGGTCGTCTATGACTATCCAGGTGAGCTACGTCCTAACGAGCCTATCCATGTAGCTGCTGCAGAGGTGAGCCTCTATCCAGCACACTTCACCACACAGCTACAGCTCACAGATGCTACGGATGTACTAGCTGTCGAGCTATACAGTATGGAGGGTATCCAGGTAGCAGCCTTTGCAGGTACTCAGCTGACGGCGATGGATGTCGCCTCTCTGCCTGCTGGTCAGTATATCGCTACGATCCGTACGGCTGATGGCGTAAAGACTCAGAGACTCGTCAAGTAG
- a CDS encoding SusC/RagA family TonB-linked outer membrane protein, whose protein sequence is MKRLALFFLMLTASIGWAVAQNRTITGTVTSGEGKEPVMFANVVVEGNTSIGTTTDVDGKFTLSVPASAKKLTFSYVGLKTISVPISKVMNVVMTTDDQTLDQVVVVGYGSGQKLSTISGSMARVSGEQIAEKPVANVMDALQGKVAGMSVLTTSGDPNAVANVQIHGAGSLTAGSTPLYIVDGMQTDLGTVMAMNSNDIESMNVLMDASSTSIYGARAANGVVVITTKKGKRSEEGLGHITVNAQYGVSQFINRKPYDNMMTGDELLEYQADHGYLKAKTKADLLAKLNEKSQAENEKERWPFTTLFDVDDYDPADYNFDWLKFLMGRIAPTYNADLSFSGGSNRTQYYISMGTFSQEGLTRGRNSFTRYNGRVSVDSRVKDWLKVGTNLFGAFTTQYASRFEGNSYVNEGPYGALSQPRYLSPYDKDGELRRYWYLPQIGRSVVFRDITEKYLNNVSNGYQANIGGYAELTPIKGLVIKTQAGLDLTHSTSSRSFLPGAYWENDPRGWRSEQRGLSGLFTWTNTAEYRTSFADKHKLTFLLGQEWVQSRSDVIAAIANGLEHSEFMLLGSGSTQPEDLALPDQAKGGYNYLSFFGRVNYSFDNYLHLDLSLRSDASSRFGAANQTALFYSAGATYDLYRAHLEHVKWLNTLRLRASWGTTGNSSIPTLAFYPHLSRVNYSGIFGLYAATIGNPDLGWEKQSNLNIGIDFDAFDNRLHTVTNIYHRITDDMLMSVPLPYISGFASRYENVGSMTNTGVDLTVSYDIVRTRDWNVYASAVLNYNHEKITKLFYDLKEYKMPSYSLIYKTGEAEQFLMAEYAGVNPETGKQQWYVPDENGNISKDRITEEYEEDKLLRASGKKLRAPFNGGFSMGASWKGLALDIDWSFNVGKWVMNNDRYFTENLSADFLSDNKSRKVLEAWTPENKDTDVPKYGEKIAFDSRLLENASFLRLKSARLSYALPSEWFEKIGLISGVRVYVTGRNLLTFTKFSGFDPEAVRNMAMNSYPNTRQYVGGLQITF, encoded by the coding sequence ATGAAAAGATTGGCTCTATTCTTTCTGATGCTAACGGCCAGCATAGGATGGGCTGTGGCGCAGAATAGGACCATCACAGGTACTGTAACCTCGGGAGAGGGTAAAGAGCCGGTGATGTTTGCGAACGTGGTTGTAGAGGGCAACACCTCTATCGGTACCACGACAGACGTAGATGGTAAGTTTACACTCAGTGTACCTGCCTCTGCTAAGAAGCTGACCTTCTCCTACGTAGGTCTTAAGACTATCTCCGTACCCATCTCCAAGGTGATGAACGTCGTCATGACGACTGACGATCAGACCCTAGATCAGGTCGTCGTAGTAGGTTACGGTTCAGGACAGAAGCTCAGCACGATCTCAGGCTCTATGGCTCGTGTATCTGGTGAGCAGATCGCTGAGAAGCCTGTAGCCAACGTGATGGACGCACTACAAGGTAAGGTCGCTGGTATGAGCGTCTTGACAACCTCTGGAGACCCCAACGCTGTGGCAAACGTACAGATCCACGGTGCTGGTTCTCTGACGGCTGGATCAACACCTCTCTACATCGTAGATGGTATGCAGACCGACCTAGGTACCGTCATGGCAATGAACTCTAACGATATCGAGAGTATGAACGTCCTTATGGATGCTTCCTCTACCTCTATCTACGGAGCTCGTGCTGCTAACGGTGTCGTCGTCATCACAACCAAAAAGGGTAAGCGCTCTGAGGAGGGGCTAGGACACATCACTGTCAATGCACAGTATGGTGTCTCTCAGTTCATCAATAGAAAGCCTTACGACAACATGATGACTGGTGATGAGCTACTCGAGTATCAGGCTGATCATGGATACCTAAAGGCTAAAACCAAGGCTGATCTCCTCGCGAAGCTAAACGAGAAGTCTCAGGCCGAGAATGAGAAAGAAAGATGGCCATTTACTACGCTCTTTGATGTGGATGACTATGATCCAGCAGACTACAACTTCGACTGGCTCAAGTTCCTCATGGGACGTATAGCTCCTACGTACAATGCTGACCTCTCTTTCAGCGGTGGTAGCAACCGTACACAGTACTACATCTCTATGGGTACCTTCTCACAGGAGGGTCTGACCCGTGGCCGCAACAGCTTCACGCGTTACAATGGTCGTGTCAGCGTTGACTCTCGTGTTAAGGACTGGCTTAAGGTCGGTACTAACCTTTTCGGAGCTTTTACAACGCAGTACGCATCTAGGTTCGAGGGTAATTCGTATGTAAACGAGGGCCCGTACGGAGCTCTTTCGCAGCCTCGATACCTCTCTCCTTACGATAAGGATGGTGAGCTACGTCGCTATTGGTACCTACCTCAGATAGGACGTTCTGTAGTCTTTAGAGATATCACTGAAAAGTATCTCAATAACGTCTCTAATGGCTATCAAGCCAACATCGGAGGTTACGCTGAGCTAACGCCTATTAAGGGTCTTGTCATCAAGACGCAAGCTGGTCTTGACTTGACACACAGCACCTCTTCTAGATCTTTCTTGCCAGGTGCTTATTGGGAAAACGACCCGCGTGGTTGGAGAAGTGAGCAGCGTGGTCTCTCTGGGCTCTTCACATGGACTAATACAGCTGAGTACCGCACCTCTTTTGCCGATAAGCACAAGCTTACATTCCTACTTGGTCAGGAGTGGGTTCAGAGCCGCTCAGACGTTATCGCAGCTATCGCTAATGGTCTAGAGCACTCTGAGTTTATGCTCCTAGGCTCTGGTAGTACACAGCCTGAGGATCTAGCACTTCCTGATCAAGCTAAGGGTGGTTACAACTACCTCTCTTTCTTCGGTCGTGTCAATTACTCTTTTGATAACTACCTACACCTAGACCTATCACTACGTAGCGATGCTTCTTCACGATTTGGTGCTGCTAATCAGACAGCTCTCTTCTACTCAGCAGGTGCTACCTATGATCTCTATCGTGCACACCTAGAGCATGTCAAGTGGCTCAACACGCTACGTCTACGTGCCAGCTGGGGTACTACGGGTAACTCTTCTATCCCCACCTTGGCATTCTATCCCCACCTAAGTCGTGTTAACTACAGTGGTATCTTCGGCCTCTACGCAGCAACAATCGGTAACCCTGATCTAGGCTGGGAGAAGCAGTCTAACCTCAATATCGGTATAGACTTTGATGCCTTCGACAATCGCCTACACACGGTGACAAACATCTATCATCGTATCACAGACGATATGCTTATGTCAGTACCTCTACCTTACATCTCTGGCTTCGCTTCTCGCTATGAGAACGTAGGCTCGATGACCAATACTGGTGTTGACCTAACGGTTAGTTACGACATCGTTCGTACACGTGACTGGAATGTATACGCTTCTGCAGTCCTCAACTACAACCACGAGAAGATCACCAAGCTATTCTATGATCTAAAGGAGTACAAGATGCCGAGCTATAGCTTGATATACAAGACTGGTGAGGCTGAGCAGTTCCTAATGGCTGAGTATGCTGGTGTCAATCCTGAGACTGGTAAGCAGCAGTGGTATGTACCTGATGAGAATGGCAACATCTCTAAGGATCGCATTACTGAGGAATACGAGGAGGATAAGTTGCTTCGTGCCTCTGGCAAGAAGCTTCGTGCTCCATTCAACGGAGGTTTCTCTATGGGCGCTAGCTGGAAGGGTCTTGCACTTGACATCGACTGGTCGTTCAACGTAGGTAAGTGGGTTATGAATAATGACCGCTACTTTACGGAGAATCTAAGTGCAGACTTCCTCTCAGACAATAAGAGCCGTAAGGTTCTTGAGGCTTGGACCCCAGAGAATAAGGATACCGATGTACCTAAGTATGGAGAGAAGATCGCTTTCGACTCTCGTCTCTTGGAGAATGCTTCGTTCCTTCGTTTGAAGAGCGCACGTCTCTCTTACGCACTACCTAGCGAGTGGTTTGAGAAGATCGGTCTCATCTCTGGTGTACGTGTCTATGTGACAGGTCGTAACCTACTCACCTTTACTAAGTTTAGTGGATTTGACCCAGAGGCTGTCCGAAATATGGCTATGAACAGCTATCCTAATACACGCCAGTATGTAGGTGGTCTTCAGATCACGTTCTAA
- a CDS encoding RagB/SusD family nutrient uptake outer membrane protein: MKQHIKTLGLLLVSLFALAACKVEYIPEGNKAQTEFKTMQDVKWTREAMFETVRGAESPANLVLGDYQADLYNVVNLRDNGANGKFYDWDEQLLRNADEIASYYGSYCSLIKDANYFIMRIEEFMANEELTKNLSDEDKLDIKHYIAEARTLRALAHYRLMVRFSKRYNDANDGGDLGIVMMKKYDPLFKETPKARSTQKEVYEWCLNELAEAAKDLPTKAAYKDLDMDGIPCYLVDDYAYAIRARILLEMHKYQDAIVEVGKFIDNYPLATKGAPSETDNEKDKTALQNIWKYETSTEIMIKTYANKKVGRVGGVLHGIRYIKDAYGPNTKDAELAVPVWLPTQYLLDLYTKPIDTETAQENKDWRYINWFEDGSKTPNGVEVAVYDAPGATFVSKFRGNPDLDQNRDKHLYSYAHTTHLFDIAEAWLIKAEAEAWSGDVASAKATLTDFRLSRGLGDPLKATTQDQIKQTVMNERTREMVGMGTRMTDLKRWQVDLDRTGKPAQEALAAKPGALHEKSQDLKKSHTDKMFIWEFPLQDRFANKDLIANW, from the coding sequence ATGAAACAACATATCAAGACCCTAGGTCTCTTGCTTGTATCGCTATTCGCTCTCGCTGCTTGTAAAGTAGAGTATATACCCGAGGGCAACAAGGCACAGACCGAGTTCAAGACGATGCAAGATGTCAAGTGGACGCGTGAGGCCATGTTTGAGACGGTCAGAGGAGCGGAGTCTCCTGCGAATCTAGTCCTCGGCGACTATCAGGCTGATCTCTACAATGTCGTCAACTTACGTGACAATGGTGCCAATGGTAAGTTCTACGACTGGGATGAGCAGTTGCTACGTAATGCAGATGAGATCGCTTCTTATTATGGATCTTACTGCTCCCTCATCAAGGATGCCAACTACTTCATCATGCGTATTGAAGAGTTTATGGCAAATGAGGAACTTACGAAGAATCTATCAGACGAAGATAAGCTAGACATCAAGCACTATATAGCAGAGGCTCGCACTCTCCGTGCGCTCGCTCACTACCGTCTGATGGTTCGCTTCTCTAAGCGCTATAATGATGCCAACGATGGTGGTGACCTTGGTATCGTCATGATGAAGAAGTATGACCCCCTCTTTAAGGAGACGCCTAAGGCGCGCTCCACACAAAAGGAGGTCTACGAGTGGTGTCTCAATGAGCTAGCTGAGGCTGCTAAGGATCTACCCACCAAGGCTGCCTATAAAGATCTAGATATGGATGGCATACCCTGCTATCTCGTTGATGACTATGCTTACGCTATACGCGCTCGCATACTCCTTGAGATGCATAAATATCAGGATGCTATCGTAGAGGTTGGGAAGTTCATTGATAACTATCCTCTCGCTACAAAGGGTGCGCCCTCTGAGACGGATAATGAGAAGGATAAGACGGCTCTCCAAAATATCTGGAAGTACGAGACCTCTACCGAGATCATGATCAAGACCTATGCCAATAAGAAGGTGGGTCGTGTCGGTGGCGTCCTACATGGCATCCGCTACATCAAGGATGCGTATGGTCCTAACACGAAAGATGCAGAGCTTGCTGTACCTGTATGGCTACCTACTCAGTATCTCCTAGACTTGTATACTAAGCCTATCGACACAGAGACCGCTCAGGAGAATAAGGACTGGCGCTATATAAACTGGTTTGAAGATGGCTCTAAGACGCCCAATGGCGTAGAGGTAGCGGTGTATGACGCTCCAGGTGCTACATTTGTCTCCAAGTTTAGAGGCAATCCAGATCTAGATCAGAATCGTGATAAGCACCTCTATAGTTATGCGCATACGACTCACCTCTTTGACATTGCAGAGGCTTGGCTTATCAAGGCTGAGGCTGAGGCGTGGAGTGGTGATGTAGCAAGTGCTAAGGCTACTCTAACGGATTTCCGTCTGTCTCGTGGTCTAGGTGATCCACTTAAGGCTACGACACAGGATCAGATCAAGCAGACTGTCATGAATGAGCGTACACGTGAGATGGTCGGTATGGGAACCCGCATGACCGATCTCAAGCGCTGGCAGGTAGATCTAGATCGTACGGGTAAGCCCGCACAGGAAGCTCTAGCTGCTAAGCCAGGTGCTCTCCACGAGAAGAGTCAGGATCTCAAGAAGTCTCACACGGACAAGATGTTCATCTGGGAGTTCCCACTTCAGGATCGCTTCGCAAATAAGGATCTTATAGCTAACTGGTAA